The Candidatus Rokuibacteriota bacterium genomic interval TCCCCGCCAGTCGGGCAAGGGCGCCAAGGACTGGGCCAAGCAGCTCGGCATCGACATCGTCGTCGATGAGAACTACCCGCAGAAGCAGACCGACTTCACCGCGCTGCTCCAGAAGATCAAGGCGGCCGGCGCCGAGGCGGTCTTCTCCAACAGCTACTTCGCGGATGCGGCCGCTCAGCTCCGCCAGATGCGCGAGCAGAACATGAACTTCAAGCTGTACTCGAGCACGGTCGGGCCGGGCCTGCCGAACTTCCCCGAGCAGCTCGGCAGCACGGCCGAGTACGTCCTGGGCTTCAGCCAGTGGGAGCCGCTGCCCAAGATCCTCAAGCACCCGGGCATGGACGAGTACATCGCGGCGTACGAGAAGCGCTTCAACGAGAAGCCGAACTACCACGCCGGCTCGACCTACGGGGCGCTGCAGGCGACCGAGGCCGCGGTCAAGAAGGCCGGCGCCTTCGACAATGAGAAGCTGCGCGAGGCCATGGCCACGATCGACGTGCAGACGGTCTTCGGCCGCTACAAGGTCGACGCCAAGGGCATGAACGCCGCCGAGGGCCTCACCTTCCAGATCCTCAAGGGCCAGCGGCGCGTGGTGTGGCCGGAAAAGTGGGCGGAGACCAAGCCCGAACTGCCGATGCCGGAGTGGAGCAAGCGGTAGTACCGGGCCGGAGTCGCGCGCGCTGACCCCGCGCTGACCCATGGAGCGCAGCGACGTCCGCAGCCTGTACCTGCTCGGCGCCTTTCTCGTGTGCGCCTACGCCCTGCCCTTTCTGGTTGGCGCCTGGGCCGGCACGGTGCGCGCCGATGCGGCATGGCTGGGCATCCTCGCCACTGTCGTTGTCAGCGGCGTCATGCAGGGCGGGATCTACGCGATGTTCGCCGTGGGCCTCACGCTGATCTTCGGGGTGATGCGCATCATCAACGCCGCCCACGGCGAGATGGTGATGATGGGTGCCTACCTGACGTGGGTGTCCTTCTTCTACCTCGGCGTCGATCCGCTGCTGTCGCTGGTGCTCACCCTGCCGGTCGCGTTCCTGTTCGGCGTGGCGGTGCAGAAGCTGCTGCTGAACGCCGCCGTCGGCGCGCCCGAGCTGACGGGGCTCCTGATCACCTTCGGCCTCGGCCTCACGATGATCTACACCGCGGAGCTGATCTTCACCACGGACTTCCGGACGATCCCGTACGCTCCCGGCACGATCCAGCTCACCAGCACTATCGCGGTCGGCCGGAACCGGATGATCAGCTTCGCGATGGCGGTGGTGATCTCCCTCGCCGTGTACCTGTTCCTGAAGCTGACCCGGCTGGGGAAGGCGGTCCGGGCGACCGCCCTGAACGCCGAGGTCGCCATGGTGTGCGGCATCAACGTGCGCTGGATCTACCTGATCACGACCGGTCTCGCGGCGGCGCTGGCCGTGGCGGGCGGGGCGCTCGTGTCCATCCAGTTCGGGTTCAACCCCGAGACGGGCGTCGTCTACACGCTGCAGGCGTTCGCCATCGTCATCCTCGGCGGCCGCGGCAACTACGTGGGGGCGCTGATCGGTGGGCTCATGCTGGCGGTCCTCGAGAACCTCGTCTCGCTCATGGTCCCCAACGGCACGGCCATGGTCGAGCTGGCCGCCTACGGCTTGATGATCTTCGTCCTCCTCATCCGTCCCGGTGGTCTCATGGGCGTGAAGGAAGGCTGAGCCGGCGCGGTGACCTGGCGCGAGCACCTCCGGAATCTGGCCCTCCTGGGAGTGTGCGGGATCGCGCTCGGGATCCTTCCTCCCGCGCTCAGCGTCTACCTCCGCTCCTTCGTGCTGTTCACGATGATGTACGTCGTCCTCGCGCTCTCCTGGAACATCATCAGCGGCTTCACCGGCTACACGTCGTTCGGCCACGTGGCGTTCTACGGGATCGGCGCCTACGCCTGCGCGATCTTGGTGGCCGACTACGGCTGGTTCTGGCTTTCCACGCTCGCCGTCGGCGCCGGGGTGGCCGCGGCCGTCGGGGTGGCGATCGGCTATCCGGTGCTGCGCCTCAAGGGCCCCTACTTCGCCATCGCCATGCTCGGCGCGGCGGAGGGGACGCGTGTCGTCGCCACCGTGTGGGACAGCCTGACCCACGGCGGGCTGGGCATCAGCCTGCCGAGCGCCGAGACCTCCATGGAGACCTACTACGCGATGCTGGGGCTGATGCTGCTGACGATCGTGGTCGCCTATGCGGTCGGGCACTCCCGGTTCGGAGTCCGCCTCAACGCCATCCGCGAGGACGAGGGGGCGGCCGAGGCGCTCGGGATCAACGCCACACTCTACAAGCTGGCTGCGTTCGTGCTCTCGGCGGTGTTCCCGGCCGTGGCCGGCGGGATCCAGGCCTATAAGGTCCTCTACATCGACCCGCCATCGGTGTTCTTCGTCCAGATCACCATCGCCATGGCGCTCATGTCGATGCTCGGCGGCAAGGGCACGGTCATCGGTCCCATCCTGGGCGCGGGCCTGCTTTATACGGCCCAGGAGCTGACGTGGGTCAACTTCCCGACGGCCCACCTCATCGCGTACGGCCTCTTCATCGTCCTGGTCGCTCGCTTCCTGCCGCGCGGCCTCGTGGGCCTCGCCATCGACCGGGGCTGGGTCCGCAAGGGCATGGTCCACTGATGGGACCGAGCGCGGACGAGTTCGTCCTGGAAGCCCGCGACCTCCGCAAGGCCTTCGGGGGGGTCCGGGCTGTGGACGGGTGCAGCTTCGTCGTCCCCCACGGCAAGATCTCCGGCCTCATTGGGCCCAACGGCTCGGGCAAGACGACGACCTTCAATCTGCTCACGGGACTCACGACGCCCGACTCCGGTCAGGTGATCTACAAGGGGGAGAGCCTCGCCGGCCTCAAGCCGTACCAGATCTTCCGCAAAGGCATCACGCGGACGTTCCAGATCACGCGCATCTTCCGCGAGATGACGGTCTTGGAGAACATGCTGTCGGTGACCGGGCTCCGCGTGCCCGATCGGGTCGCGCGCGCGCGGGCCGCGGAGCTGATCGCGTTCGTCAACCTCGGCCATCTCCGCGCCGAATACGGCGGGCGGCTTTCCTACGGGCAGCAGAAGCTCCTGGAGTTCGCCCGGGCGCTCATGACCGACCCCGACCTGATCCTGCTCGACGAGCCGGCCGCCGGCGTCAACCGGACGCTGCTCCAGCAGTTGCTCGAGCACATCCACCGGCTGCAGGAGCAGGGCAAGACGATCGTGATCGTCGAGCACGACATGAACGTGATCATGAACCACTGCGACCGGATCTTCGTCATGGACTACGGCGTGAAGATCGCCGAGGGGCCGCCGGCCGAGATTCAGCGTGATGCGCGCGTCCTCGAGGCCTACTTCGGCCGCCGGCGGCGCCCGGATGACGCGGGGTCGACGCCGGGCGCGCCTCGGATGGGCTAGCGTGGCGCTGCTCGAGCTCCGCGACGTCGAGGCCGGCTACGGGTCGCTCCAGATCCTCCACGGTGTATCGCTCCACGTGAACGCGGGCGAGGTGGTCTCGGTAATCGGCCCCAACGGGGCGGGCAAGTCGACCACCTTCAAGGTCATCATGGGGTTCATCCGCCACCTCGGGGGTCAGATCGTGTTCGACGGGCACGACCTGGTCGGCCGGCAGCCCGACCGCATCCTCGGCCTCGGCCTCGGATACGTGCCCCAGGGCCGCGTGGTGTTCGGCCCGATGACCGTGCGCGAGAACCTCGAGATGGGCGCCTACCTCGAGCGGGACAAGGCCAAGATCAACGCGTCCCTGGAGTACGTCTTCTCGCTCTTCCCCCGGCTCCGCGAGCGCCGTCGTCAGCTGGCCGGGTCGATGAGCGGCGGCGAGCAGCAGATGCTGGCCATGGGGCGCGCCCTCATGATGCGGCCGAAGATGATGATGCTCGACGAGCCGTCGCTCGGCCTCAGCCCCCGCTTCGTCGACGACGTCTTCGACAGGATCGTCGAGCTGGCGCAGGACGGTCTCACGGTGATGCTGGTGGAGCAGAACGCCGCCCGGGCGCTGGAGATCTCCGATCGGGGGTATGTCCTGGAGTTGGGACGAAACCGGTTCGAGGGTGCTGGGCAGGCCCTGCTCCAGAATCCCGAGGTCAAGCGGCTGTATCTCGGGTATGGCGCGGCGGTGCACAGGCCGCGTGGCGACGAGACCGCGCGGGGTGACGCGATGCCGGGCCCCGGGCCGACGTCGGGCCTCGAGCGGTGAGCGAGCCCGCCGCCTCGAGCTAGCGGCGCGGGGCCTCGGCCGCGGGCGCGCCCGGAATCTGGATGAAGGGCACCACGCTGCCGCCCAGCGAGTACTGGGGTAGGCGGCCGTCCCAGCGCGACAGGTACTGCTGCTGGATGAGCACCGGCGTCAGGGACGAGGACACCCGGCCGTTGTAGTGGGCCTCGGCCTCGCCCTTGATCCGGAGCGCGTCGGCCAGGCCCTTGGCCTGGGCCGCCACGATCTCCGCCTGGCGCTGGGCCTGGATCAGCTCGTAGCGCTTCTGCTCGGCCTTCTGCTCCTCGATCTGCTTGGACTCGATGGCCTTCTCGTACGCGGGGTCGAAGCGGATGTTGGCCAGCGCGGCTTCCTTCATCTCGACGCCGTACTTCACGAGCCACGCGGTGAGCTCCTTGTGGACCTCCGCCTTCATGAAGGGGCGGCGCTGGAGGATCTCCGCCGCGTTGTGCAGCGCCGTGGTGGCCTTGAGCACCTCCTGGGCCGCGGGGTCGATGATGACAGACTCGTACGTCACGCCGATCTTCTGGTAGACCTCCGGCGCCCGGTCGGGTATGAGGCGGTAGTTGAGCACCATCTCGACGTGGACGGCCTGCAGGTCCTTGGATGCCGCGTCGTAGCGTGCCGTGCGGCGCTGGACCTGGGTGGACATCAGGGTGACGTCGAGGAGCGGATTGATGAAGTTGAGGCCTTCCGGGAGCGCCCGCGGCTGGACTTGGCCGAAGAGCGTCGCCACCCCGACGTGCCCGGCGGGAATGACCTTGAAGGTCGACAGCAGCACCACCAGCACGGGTACCACGACGCCGATGGCCAACACGAGGCGTGAAGCCAAGCGCAGATGTGGCGCGGCGCGGAGCCACGGGCCGCTTGGGGCGGCCGCCATGGAGGCCAGCGCGCGGGAGGCGCCGATGCCGAGGGCGAACAGGATCAAGGCGAAGATCAGCTTGCCCATGCCGTGTCCTCCTGGTGGCTGCCGGCCTTCACCTCAGGCTCGTTCCGCGCTGTCCACGGCAGATACTGCGCCGGCGCGAGCGGCGCCGTCAAGGAGCGCACGCCGCGGCCTGCGGCCGCTACTTCACGAAGCCCAGCAGGCGCGGGATGAAGAGCACGGTCTCCGGCACGAAGGCCACGAGCAGGAGGACGGCGATGATGGCCGCCAGGAAGGGCATGAGCGGCTTGACGAGCTTCTCCATGGGCAGGCCGCTGATGGCCATGCCGAGGAAGAGGCAGAGGCCCACCGGTGGCGTGATGTGCCCGATGGCCGAGGCGATGACGCAGACCATGCCGAAGTGAATCGGGTGGATCCCGAGGGCCTGGGCGCCCGGCAGGAGCACGGGCACGGTCACGAGGATGATCTCCGACGGCGTGAGGAAGGTGCCGAGGAAGATGTAGAGCACGATCACGAAGATCATGAAGAGCCACCAGGTCGGGGCGACGGAGGTGATCGCGTCCGCGACCCGGAAGGGGAACTTGGAATAGGTCAGCACCCAGCCGAAGGCGCCCACCACCCCGATGATGAGGCCGATGACGCCGGACAGCCGCGCCGAGTCGGCGAAGATGTCCGGCATGTCGCGCCACGACAGCTCCCGGTAGAAGAGCGGCGGGACGACGAGGGCATACACGACGGCCACCGCGGCCGCCTCGGTGGGCGTGAACCAGCCCAGGAGGATCCCGCCCATGATAATGAAGGGGATCATGATGGCCGGCATGGCGTTTCGAAGCGCCTGGCCGAACTGGCGCATGGTCGGCGGGGGCTCCTTGGGGTAGTTGCGCTTCTTCGCGATGATGAAGGTGGGCACCGCCATGCCGATGCCCACCAGGAGACCGGGCAGGTAGCCGCCGGCGAAGATGGCGGCTACCGACTCGTCCGCCATCCAGGCGTAGATCACCGCGACGATCGAGGGCGGGACGATCGGCGCCAGGATGGCGGTGCAGATGGTCAGTATCGTCGCGAAGTCCTTGTCGTAGCCCTTGCGGACCATCTGCGGGATCAGGAAGGTGCCGAGGGCGGAGACATCGGCCACCGCCGACCCGGAGATCCCGCCGAAGATCATGCTGTCGACGATGTTGACGTAGGCGAGCCCGCCGCGGAACCGCCCGACCAGCACGGTCGCGAGGTCGATGATGGCGCGGGCCACGCCGCCCCGCGCGGCGATATTGCCGGCCAGGATGAAGAGCGGCGCGGCGAGCAGGAGGTACGAGTCCGAGAGCAGTCCGACGAAGCGCGACGGGATGATGATCGGATTCAGCGCGGGGAAGAACGACGCGGCGGCGAGCGTGCCCACCCCGAGCGCGATGCTGACAGGCATCCCGATGACGACGAAGAAGAGGAAGACGATCAGGAGGGTCTCTGCCACAGGGCTCTCAGCGCGGCGACGAGGTTCCACGCCAGCGGAAGAAGGATCAGGAGCGCGCCGACCGGGACGGCGGCGTAGACGTAGCCGAGCGGCAGCCCGAGCCCGGCGCTGGTCTGAAGCTGCGAGCTCGGCACGAGCACGAGGCTCGAGCGGATCAGAGACAGGAAGAAGAGCATGCTCACCGCGTTGATGACGGCGGTGGTCACCACCCGCCCCCGGGGACCCAGGCGGAGACGGAAGTACTCGACGCAGGTGTGCTCGCCCCGCTGCATGGCCGCCGCGGCGCCGATCATGACCAGCCACACGAAGAGGTAGCGCGGCACCTCGTCGAGGCCGTCGATCCCCGACAGCCCGAAGAATCGGAGAACGACCTGGACGAAGACGGCCAGGGTCATCACGGCGAGCACCGCTCCCCCCAGGTAGCCCAGGCCCCGGTAGAACCGGGCGCCTGTGTGCCCGAGCGGCTCGCCGCGCCCTGCGTCCGGCGCGCCCCCCGTCACGCTACTTGATGCTCAGGATGTGATCGACCACCTTGCGGGCGTCCTTGCCTGCCGGCGTCGCGTAGAACTCCTCGTACACGCTCACCGTCGCCTGGCGGAAGGGCGCGGCGTCGGGCTTGGTGATGGTCACGCCCTTCGCCTTGACCTGCTCCTGGATGTCCCGATCCTCGTTGAGGATGAACTTGCGGTTCCACTGCTCGGAGTACTTGGCCGCCTCCATGATGGCCTTCTGCGTCGCCGGGTCCTGCTTCGCCCACGAGGCCTTGGACATGATGAGGGCGACGGCCTGGTGGGTGTGCCTGACATCCGCCACGTACTTGACGATGTCGTAGAACTTGTTGTGGTAGAAGGTGTTGATCCCGCCCTCGGCCGCGTCGATGACCTTGGTCTGCAGCGACGTCGCCACCTCGGGGAAGGCGATGGGCGTCGAGATCATCCCCAGCGCCTTGAAGGTCGCCACCAGGATCTTGTCTTCCTGGACGCGGATCTTCTTGCCCTTGACGTCGGCGACCGAGTTGATCGGGAAGTGCCCGTAGATGCCCCGGTAGCCCGCCGCGTAGAAGGCGATGAGCTTGAGGCCCTTCTTGTCCAGGACCGGCTCGTAGTACTTCCGGATGAAGTCGCTGCCGTCGAACGCCGCGTACACGTGCTGGTAGTCGCGGAAGATGTACGGGAGCTGGAACGCCGACATCTCGGGCACCAGCGTGGACAGCGGCGCGGTGGTGGTCGGGGAGAAGTCGACGGTGCCCAGCTGCACCTGCTGGGCGACCTCGCGCTCGCCGCCGAGGGCGCCCGAGTGGTGGTGGATCACCTTGATCTTGCCGCCGGTCAGCTCGCCGACTTTGTCGGCGAACTGCTGCGCGGCCAAGCTCGTCCCGTGTTTCGCGGGGTTGACGTTGCCCATCACCAGCTCTTTCGTCTGGGCGAAAGCCGGCGCGGCCCCCGCAAGCACCAGAGCGGCACAAACGAGCAGTCTGAGAACGATCATGTACGGCCTCCTTGTTGGGTGTGGTTCGAGAATTTCGGCATCACGTCGTTGGCGAGCAGCTCCATTGAGCGCTGCCACATCGCGGGCTTGTCCCAGTCGTGGCCGCCCATGAGGAGCGTGCCGAAGTGGCCGGTCTCCTCCCGCAGGGCCACCAACTGGTCGAGCACGCGGCGCGGGCTGCCGGCGATGATCAGCGCGCGCTTGACGGTGTCCACGGTGACGTCCTCGTCGGGCACCTCGAGGTCCGGCTTGAGCATGAAGAGCGCCTTGCGTCCCTTCGAGAAGCTGTGGTGGAAGAAGCGGTAGTAGAACGACAGCCCGTTGTCGGGGTCGGCGAGGTAGTCCTCGGCCTCGGCATCGCTCTCGGTGACGAGGACGCTGCGCGAGACGCGCCAGATGTCGGGATCGGGGCGCCGGCCGGCCGCCTCGCACCCCTCGACGTACTTCTCCCAGTGGCCGCGGAGATAGCGCCGGTGGAAGAACTGCCCGGAGATCGGGATCCAGCCCCGCTCGCCCGCGGTCTTGGCGCTGTTGGAGTTGGGCGTGAGGAGGGACAGCGCGATGGGCGGGTGCGGCTTCTGGTAGGGGCGCGGGACGTAGCCCACCTTGAACTCGGGCCAGATGCCCTGGGTCAGCGAGATCTTCCAGAAGCGGCCGTCGATCTCGTAGGGCGGGTCCTGGGACCAGAGCTTGAGCACGGTCTCGATGGACTCGATCACCATCTGGGGGCGCAGCTCCGCCTGGCCCACGTCGAACATCTCGAGGTCGCTGATGAGCCCGCCCGGTCCGATGCCCATGATGAAGCGCCCCCGGCAGAGGTGGTCGAACATGGCCGCGTGCGCCGCGACCGTCGCCGGGTGGAGCTGGGGCAGGTTGATGACGCCCGTGCCGAAGCGGATCTGCGTGGTGCGTGGGATGAGCGTGGCGAGGAAGATGAGCGGGGAGGTGATCCGCTCTGTCCAGGAGCTGAAGTGCTCGCCCACGAAGGCCTCGGTGAAGCCCAGGCGGTCGGCCAGGACGATCGCCTCCTGATCCTCGGTGAGGATCGTCGCGTAGTCGCGGTCCGGGTCGTGCATGGGCATCGTGAACAGGCCGAGCTTGACGGTCACAGGACGGCTCCTTTGTCTGGGTTCCCGGGATGCTATCACATCAGCTGCGGGTGATCTTCGACAGTCCCGGTAGGCCCCCGAGGAAATTGCCGGTGACGCCGCCGTCCGCCACGAGGTCGTGGCCGTTGACGTAGCGCGCGTCCTGGCTGAGCAGGAACGCAACGACGTCGGCCATGTCCTCCGGCGTGGCGACACGGCCGAGCGGCACCAGCGCGTCGCGCTCGGCGGCCACGCGCTGGTCGGCGTAGACGCTCTGGGTCATGCCGGTGCGGACCATCCCAGGGGACACCGAGTTGACGCGGATGCCGTCGCGGCCGAGCTCCTGGGCCAGCACCTTGACCAGCATGATGACCGCGGCCTTGCTCGGCCCGTAGGCGCCCAGGTTTGCGTGGGCATTACTGCCGGACATGGACGCGATGGCGACGATGGCGCCGCGCGAGGCTTTGAGGGCCGGATAGGCCGCCTTCGCGAGCAACCACGTCGCGCGCGTATTGACCGCGAACATAGTGTCCCAGTCAGCGAGCGCGTACTCCATGAGAGCGCCGGGACGGTTGATGCCCGCGTTGCTCACGAGTGAGTCGAGCCCGCCGAAGCTGGCAACGGCCTCGCCGACGGCGCGCGCCGGCGCGTCGGGCTCGGCCATGTCGGCGTGGAGCGGCAGCCCCTCGGCACCTAGCGTCTTGAGCTCGGCGACCAAATTGTCGAGCCCGGGCGAGGGCGCGAGGTCGACGGCCGCGATCCTGGCCCCGCGGCCCTGCGCCTTGGCGTCGCGCGCCAGCCGAAGACACGTTGCCCGTCCGATGCCGCTCGCCGCCCCCGTCACGAGCACGCGCATGTCCACCTCCGTTGACCGATGGATGACCGTTCCGCACCCGGATAGGCGCCGCGCGCCAATGCCGTGTCAGCCGCCAATGCCGTGTCAGCCGGCTGGTGTCAGCGTCTTCTGCAGGTGGTACAGCTTGTGCGGGCGGCGAGGGCGGTCGTCCAGGATGTGGAGGATCTCGTAGCCCAACTTCTGGTAGAAGAGCGGGGCCTGGAAGCTGAGCGTGTCGAGGAAGAGCCTGTCACAGCCTCTGGCCCGGGCTTCGTGCTCCGCCGCGGCCAGCAGGCGTTGCCCGTAGCCCTGTCGCCTCAAGTCCTGGCGGACCCAGAGGGTCTGGACCTGGCAGGCCCCGCACCAGGTCCACCCGTGAAGGCCGGCCACGATCACGCCTGCGTCGTCGCGGACGAAGATGGACAGCCATTTGCCGTCGTCGGAGCCGGTCTGCTCGACGCCGTACTCGTAGAGGCGGTCTTCGAGGAAGCGGATGTCCTTCGGCGCGGGCTCGACTTCGATCTGGAGGCTCTGCGTGTCCACGGCCCTACCCGGCGAGGTCGTTCATCTCGGATTCGTCCATCACGCGCAGGACCTCTTCCAGCGTCGTCATGCCCTGGGCGGCCTTCTCGAGCCCGTCCACCAGCATGGTGCGAAGCTTCTCGCCGGAGAGCGCCCCGCGGTAGATGTTGTGGGTCGCCCGCTCTAGGACGAGCTGACGGAGCTCGTCCGTCAGCACCAGCAGCTCGAAGAGGCCGAGCCGGCCCGCGTAGCCGGTGCCGGTGCAGAGGACGCAGCCCTGGCCCTTGACCAGCCGCAGATCGCCGATCAGCGGTGCGCCGCCGGTTTCCTGCGCCCAGATGCGCTCGAAGTTCTGGTTCGCCAGGCGGTCGGGCTGCCGGCACTGCTTGCACACGAGGCGGACCAGGCGCTGGGCCACGATGCCGGTGACCGAGGCCAGGACCATGTGCGGCTCCACGCCCATGTCGAGGAGCCGCGTCGTGGCGCCGAGCGAGTGGCGGGCGTGCATGGTCGAAAAGACCAGGTGCCCGGTCAGCGCCGCCCGGATGGCGATCTCGGCCGTCTCCTTGTCGCGGATCTCGCCCACCAGGATCACGTCGGCGTCCTGTCGCAGGATGGC includes:
- a CDS encoding ABC transporter ATP-binding protein; translated protein: MGPSADEFVLEARDLRKAFGGVRAVDGCSFVVPHGKISGLIGPNGSGKTTTFNLLTGLTTPDSGQVIYKGESLAGLKPYQIFRKGITRTFQITRIFREMTVLENMLSVTGLRVPDRVARARAAELIAFVNLGHLRAEYGGRLSYGQQKLLEFARALMTDPDLILLDEPAAGVNRTLLQQLLEHIHRLQEQGKTIVIVEHDMNVIMNHCDRIFVMDYGVKIAEGPPAEIQRDARVLEAYFGRRRRPDDAGSTPGAPRMG
- a CDS encoding SDR family oxidoreductase: MRVLVTGAASGIGRATCLRLARDAKAQGRGARIAAVDLAPSPGLDNLVAELKTLGAEGLPLHADMAEPDAPARAVGEAVASFGGLDSLVSNAGINRPGALMEYALADWDTMFAVNTRATWLLAKAAYPALKASRGAIVAIASMSGSNAHANLGAYGPSKAAVIMLVKVLAQELGRDGIRVNSVSPGMVRTGMTQSVYADQRVAAERDALVPLGRVATPEDMADVVAFLLSQDARYVNGHDLVADGGVTGNFLGGLPGLSKITRS
- a CDS encoding amino acid ABC transporter substrate-binding protein is translated as MMTIRTLAGALAVLLLAGAVPAWANHRPNNEALIGGAISQTGRYAEPAGRQVNSIKMWVDEVNARGGLLGHKVRLILLDDKSDTQSAIKLYEKLITEDKVDLVLGPYSSGITEAVANVTERYKMPFVAYGASSSPIWEKGRRYIFNIVAVAEDYQKGAVHLAKQIGVKKAAVIGEDSLFPRQSGKGAKDWAKQLGIDIVVDENYPQKQTDFTALLQKIKAAGAEAVFSNSYFADAAAQLRQMREQNMNFKLYSSTVGPGLPNFPEQLGSTAEYVLGFSQWEPLPKILKHPGMDEYIAAYEKRFNEKPNYHAGSTYGALQATEAAVKKAGAFDNEKLREAMATIDVQTVFGRYKVDAKGMNAAEGLTFQILKGQRRVVWPEKWAETKPELPMPEWSKR
- a CDS encoding TRAP transporter substrate-binding protein, with product MIVLRLLVCAALVLAGAAPAFAQTKELVMGNVNPAKHGTSLAAQQFADKVGELTGGKIKVIHHHSGALGGEREVAQQVQLGTVDFSPTTTAPLSTLVPEMSAFQLPYIFRDYQHVYAAFDGSDFIRKYYEPVLDKKGLKLIAFYAAGYRGIYGHFPINSVADVKGKKIRVQEDKILVATFKALGMISTPIAFPEVATSLQTKVIDAAEGGINTFYHNKFYDIVKYVADVRHTHQAVALIMSKASWAKQDPATQKAIMEAAKYSEQWNRKFILNEDRDIQEQVKAKGVTITKPDAAPFRQATVSVYEEFYATPAGKDARKVVDHILSIK
- a CDS encoding prohibitin family protein, yielding MGKLIFALILFALGIGASRALASMAAAPSGPWLRAAPHLRLASRLVLAIGVVVPVLVVLLSTFKVIPAGHVGVATLFGQVQPRALPEGLNFINPLLDVTLMSTQVQRRTARYDAASKDLQAVHVEMVLNYRLIPDRAPEVYQKIGVTYESVIIDPAAQEVLKATTALHNAAEILQRRPFMKAEVHKELTAWLVKYGVEMKEAALANIRFDPAYEKAIESKQIEEQKAEQKRYELIQAQRQAEIVAAQAKGLADALRIKGEAEAHYNGRVSSSLTPVLIQQQYLSRWDGRLPQYSLGGSVVPFIQIPGAPAAEAPRR
- a CDS encoding branched-chain amino acid ABC transporter permease, which produces MTWREHLRNLALLGVCGIALGILPPALSVYLRSFVLFTMMYVVLALSWNIISGFTGYTSFGHVAFYGIGAYACAILVADYGWFWLSTLAVGAGVAAAVGVAIGYPVLRLKGPYFAIAMLGAAEGTRVVATVWDSLTHGGLGISLPSAETSMETYYAMLGLMLLTIVVAYAVGHSRFGVRLNAIREDEGAAEALGINATLYKLAAFVLSAVFPAVAGGIQAYKVLYIDPPSVFFVQITIAMALMSMLGGKGTVIGPILGAGLLYTAQELTWVNFPTAHLIAYGLFIVLVARFLPRGLVGLAIDRGWVRKGMVH
- a CDS encoding TRAP transporter large permease — encoded protein: MAETLLIVFLFFVVIGMPVSIALGVGTLAAASFFPALNPIIIPSRFVGLLSDSYLLLAAPLFILAGNIAARGGVARAIIDLATVLVGRFRGGLAYVNIVDSMIFGGISGSAVADVSALGTFLIPQMVRKGYDKDFATILTICTAILAPIVPPSIVAVIYAWMADESVAAIFAGGYLPGLLVGIGMAVPTFIIAKKRNYPKEPPPTMRQFGQALRNAMPAIMIPFIIMGGILLGWFTPTEAAAVAVVYALVVPPLFYRELSWRDMPDIFADSARLSGVIGLIIGVVGAFGWVLTYSKFPFRVADAITSVAPTWWLFMIFVIVLYIFLGTFLTPSEIILVTVPVLLPGAQALGIHPIHFGMVCVIASAIGHITPPVGLCLFLGMAISGLPMEKLVKPLMPFLAAIIAVLLLVAFVPETVLFIPRLLGFVK
- a CDS encoding GNAT family N-acetyltransferase gives rise to the protein MDTQSLQIEVEPAPKDIRFLEDRLYEYGVEQTGSDDGKWLSIFVRDDAGVIVAGLHGWTWCGACQVQTLWVRQDLRRQGYGQRLLAAAEHEARARGCDRLFLDTLSFQAPLFYQKLGYEILHILDDRPRRPHKLYHLQKTLTPAG
- a CDS encoding TRAP transporter small permease; amino-acid sequence: MTGGAPDAGRGEPLGHTGARFYRGLGYLGGAVLAVMTLAVFVQVVLRFFGLSGIDGLDEVPRYLFVWLVMIGAAAAMQRGEHTCVEYFRLRLGPRGRVVTTAVINAVSMLFFLSLIRSSLVLVPSSQLQTSAGLGLPLGYVYAAVPVGALLILLPLAWNLVAALRALWQRPS
- a CDS encoding branched-chain amino acid ABC transporter permease; this translates as MERSDVRSLYLLGAFLVCAYALPFLVGAWAGTVRADAAWLGILATVVVSGVMQGGIYAMFAVGLTLIFGVMRIINAAHGEMVMMGAYLTWVSFFYLGVDPLLSLVLTLPVAFLFGVAVQKLLLNAAVGAPELTGLLITFGLGLTMIYTAELIFTTDFRTIPYAPGTIQLTSTIAVGRNRMISFAMAVVISLAVYLFLKLTRLGKAVRATALNAEVAMVCGINVRWIYLITTGLAAALAVAGGALVSIQFGFNPETGVVYTLQAFAIVILGGRGNYVGALIGGLMLAVLENLVSLMVPNGTAMVELAAYGLMIFVLLIRPGGLMGVKEG
- a CDS encoding LLM class flavin-dependent oxidoreductase → MTVKLGLFTMPMHDPDRDYATILTEDQEAIVLADRLGFTEAFVGEHFSSWTERITSPLIFLATLIPRTTQIRFGTGVINLPQLHPATVAAHAAMFDHLCRGRFIMGIGPGGLISDLEMFDVGQAELRPQMVIESIETVLKLWSQDPPYEIDGRFWKISLTQGIWPEFKVGYVPRPYQKPHPPIALSLLTPNSNSAKTAGERGWIPISGQFFHRRYLRGHWEKYVEGCEAAGRRPDPDIWRVSRSVLVTESDAEAEDYLADPDNGLSFYYRFFHHSFSKGRKALFMLKPDLEVPDEDVTVDTVKRALIIAGSPRRVLDQLVALREETGHFGTLLMGGHDWDKPAMWQRSMELLANDVMPKFSNHTQQGGRT
- a CDS encoding ABC transporter ATP-binding protein encodes the protein MLELRDVEAGYGSLQILHGVSLHVNAGEVVSVIGPNGAGKSTTFKVIMGFIRHLGGQIVFDGHDLVGRQPDRILGLGLGYVPQGRVVFGPMTVRENLEMGAYLERDKAKINASLEYVFSLFPRLRERRRQLAGSMSGGEQQMLAMGRALMMRPKMMMLDEPSLGLSPRFVDDVFDRIVELAQDGLTVMLVEQNAARALEISDRGYVLELGRNRFEGAGQALLQNPEVKRLYLGYGAAVHRPRGDETARGDAMPGPGPTSGLER